actcggtaaagagggctcgacgaacagtacatcggcaaagctttctttgtctagtactttttctcgggcactcgacacagactttgccgagtgcagacggtactcggcaaagaaaagtcgtcgtcacggcgccggggtgacggagacggcgtctttgccgagtgttctatgtgacactcggcaaagaagctactcgttgccgagtgccacctagaacactcggcaaagaagttactctttgccgagtgtctgaagcactcggcaaagactgaaaaacactcggcaaagtttttgccgagtgtcgcactcggtaaagagggctcgacgaacagtacatcggcaaagctttctttgtcgagtacttttctcgggcactcggcacagactttgccgagtgccagacagtactcggcaaagaaaagtcgtcgtcacgacgccggggtgacggagacggcgtctttgccgagcGTTCTaggtgacactcagcaaagaagctactcgttgccgagtgccacttagaacactcggcaaagaagttactctttgctgagtgtctgccggccagcactcggcaaagaatccgtcAGCGGGTCCCTTTGTCAGGTTCTTTATCGAGTGGtctgtgtggcactcggcaaagcgtgcctcTTTGACGAGTGCCAGAGccaccgcactcggcaaagaagctatacCGTTGCCTAGATCTttgtcctttgccgagtgctataggTGAAATAATTTGGGTAGGGGAAAAGGGCAGTAAATTGATTTTTGATTGATTGTGAGGTCCACCTTAACCGGAGTAGAGATGATGAGTGAAATTTGGAGTGTAGAACTTAGTGATTCCCTGTTCCCTCTCGATGGAAGTGCAGCAGTCGAGAATTGTACATTTCCTGTTAACAGTTTTTTTAGTATTAGGTCTAATTTGGGAACTGCATTTTCTTAAGAGATTCCTATTTTTTCAAAGAAAAATAAATTAATTTTCCTTGAAAAAATAAAAATTCCTTGAAAAAAATGGGGTTACCAAACTAGCTAGTTTGGTTTAGATTGGCGTGTCGTGCTGGTGTCTGGTTTTGGAAGAAAATACAGCACCATGTCTAAGAATAACTAGAGGCCTTATGAGGCAATACTACAAGATGTGTTTATTTAAAGATAAGTATCTACATTGATGAATTATTAGCATGTAGAATATATAGTGGTTTTTACATGCGAACAGAGAAGCCACAAGCCCACAATGATGCATATATTTTTATGCCTTGTTCAGTTAATGGAATAGAGCAGCCACGACAGTAACATTACTATTCACATGTGGTTATTGATGAACACAAAACAAATCAGGTTAACCCATCTATATATCGTACCCAAAGCTTCCAGATTCTACAGTTAAATCAAAATCACACTTTCAACCTCAATTGAAATAAATTCACATTTCCACACTGTTATTACTTTATTACAGTTTTTTTCTACAGATGTGCTGATCAAAGCCGTGCCAAGCCATTTAAGTTACTGTATTTGAACATCACAAACAAATTCATCCGAACATCAGAGATACAAAATTAGGATAAAAAAAGCATAGGAACTGAGATTAACTTTGTATCTCTAGTTCAATCCAGAACACAGGGACGGGAGGAAGTAATAATAAGTAGTAATCACTTATGCATAACAAGCTATTCTAGAGAAGTGTGAATGCTATATACAGCAAAACAGTACCTTAATTCGGTAGGTTTAGGTAACCATATGATATGGTATTGCTTCATTTACCAAAAAAAAGAACATGGGATCATTAGATTTTGAACATCGTGCCAAACAGTTAAACTGGGACTTGCAATTGTTGTCCTGCATAATGCacacgacccccccccccccccccccattcaTAATGATAAATGAACTGATTTATGCTTCCGTTCACACTTAACAGACGCAGCTACTAGTTTTTTTTAAGCTCAGCTGCTGTTTAATTCATCAGTTGACTAATCCAACTAGGAATTTACAAGACCCGCAAGGCGTTCTAGGTGCATTCCGAAGAGGGGAGGAGGGACCTAACCAGTCCATTGGTTGCTTGGCTGGTTTCAGTCTCAGAAGGTTCCGTAGCTTGCGTTGCTGAAGTTCCTTCATTGCCAGGAGGTTCTCCCGACTTTCTTTTCTCATGATCTCTACTGCCCTGGCCTATGGAAACCTCTTCATTGTTAGTAGAAGCTTCTCCTGGCTTCCTACTTTCACAAGCCCGACTGCCCTCTTCTGTGGAGGCCTCTTCATCGTCACCGGAAGCTTCCCCTGACTTGCATTTCTTGCGAGCCAGACTGTCCTGATATATGGAACCATCTTCAGTGTCACCAGAAGCGTCCCCTAACTTTCTTCTCTTGCCAGTCCGAATGGCCTGATCCTCATCATCACCAGCACCAGGCTGGGGTTGACTTGTGCACACACCATTCTCAGAGTTGGCTTCCTCAATTTCAGCTTCTCTTGTCTTACTCGTTGACTGTGGATCCTGGAAACCTGGCCTAATTGAAGAACTTCCATTAACAGCGCACAACACTGCATCTAGCTGTGTTTTAACAGAAACTGCCAGAGCCATTGCATGGTCACTAATCAAAGTATCACTGGGTGGACAATGAACAAGATTTGCCAATGCCTGGTAATAGTGGAACATGGCCAACGATGGCAGTGCCAATCCCCTGTCACGGCAGACCTTTGCCGACTTTATTACATGTTTGCAAAGGTTCCCCTTCATTGACCAGCTACAATCGCACAACGCAAACTCAGAACCTGGATTCAGTACGACATGGGACTTCTCCTTGTTCTTCTGGCTGACCACACTGGCATAATTGCCTTCAATGACGACATCGGAATCTGGAATCTGCATTCCCTGGCACCATGGGTTTGGGCCACTACTCCACTCACTCCTCCAGTAACGCGAAAAACTGTTCTTTCCTGAGAATTCATCCAGCCAGTAGTAAGAATGGACCTTTGTACCCAACTTATCGACCAACCAATCAGCACGCCAGTAGACACTTTCATCTGCCTCATTCAGCAGCCGAAGTTTTAGCAGGTGATGGTAACTCTCTATTGCTGAAGCTACCTGTGCACTAGCCAATGCCGTGGCCTTTAAGACAGTTATCCATGCCCCTGGAAGATATTTAACAATCAGCACTCAGCAGTAGAGGATCTGACAGCAATCAAGAAACCTCACCAAATAACTTAACACATTACTTCTTAAGAAAAGGTATAACTAAAACCCTTTGGCAACTACAGTAAAAAACCAGAGATAGAGAAGCAAAATATGATACATGAAAGGCACATGAACTGACCAAGTCTTGGAAGCCATACAGCTTTGAAGTAGTCAAGAAACCCAGCACACTCAACAAAATCTTGCAGAAAGGCTTCAAATAATTCAACATCACCAGTTCCTCTGCATATAATAGAAATTGCATCTCCAAGACGTTTGGCCATTGTCGATCGCTTCTCAATGTCTGAACATTTGTTAACCAAATTTTTATGCCAAGCATGCCGGATACGCCATAAACTGATCAGCACAGGGCAATGGAATACTTCTCTGTTAAACATGTTATATGGTCAGGCAATGCAGCACAGGGAAAAGGCAAAATGAAGTTTAAAAAAGCTATTCACTACCTTATTGTGCGAACGTCAGTCAAGGGACC
This portion of the Zea mays cultivar B73 chromosome 2, Zm-B73-REFERENCE-NAM-5.0, whole genome shotgun sequence genome encodes:
- the LOC103648233 gene encoding uncharacterized protein — protein: MTRWDEILTLPVQNPPSLEFSAADISWSMVEGWRDSMDRLALIPYSRVNDFVRGESNNKDCPSRFHVEARRRRPPTMNCKPKVDGILEYILYWCSFGPDDYRKGGNVRPSRPIAEKRKTPAGRPNTKRGCVCHFIVKRLIVEPSVALVIYNHNKHVDKKGMPCHGSMDKMAVGTKAMFAPYISDELRLQVMSLLYVGIPVETIMQRHTEMVEKQGGPSNRDDLLTHRYVRRLERKIRRSVYELDDDDAISIGLWVENNQDCVFFYEDFSDTDTFVLGIQTDWQLQQMIQFGSHSLMASDSKFGTNKLKYPVHSILVFDQHKNAIPVAWIITPNFAHGEIYKWVGALYDRAHTKDPTWQLGGFIIDGPLTDVRTIREVFHCPVLISLWRIRHAWHKNLVNKCSDIEKRSTMAKRLGDAISIICRGTGDVELFEAFLQDFVECAGFLDYFKAVWLPRLGAWITVLKATALASAQVASAIESYHHLLKLRLLNEADESVYWRADWLVDKLGTKVHSYYWLDEFSGKNSFSRYWRSEWSSGPNPWCQGMQIPDSDVVIEGNYASVVSQKNKEKSHVVLNPGSEFALCDCSWSMKGNLCKHVIKSAKVCRDRGLALPSLAMFHYYQALANLVHCPPSDTLISDHAMALAVSVKTQLDAVLCAVNGSSSIRPGFQDPQSTSKTREAEIEEANSENGVCTSQPQPGAGDDEDQAIRTGKRRKLGDASGDTEDGSIYQDSLARKKCKSGEASGDDEEASTEEGSRACESRKPGEASTNNEEVSIGQGSRDHEKRKSGEPPGNEGTSATQATEPSETETSQATNGLVRSLLPSSECT